A stretch of the Desulforamulus ferrireducens genome encodes the following:
- the glmM gene encoding phosphoglucosamine mutase encodes MAKLFGTDGVRGVANTELTAELAFKLGRAGAYVLTKQGQPKKIIIGRDTRISGDMLEAALVAGICSVGVNVYKVGVLPTPAIAYLTKKTKSGAGVVISASHNPVQDNGIKFFGPSGYKLPDELEAQIEKLALEGDNVLPKPTGGELGRVYYVEDALDQYVEFAKSTINTDLKGLKIVVDCANGAAFQVAPRVLAELGAEVIPIFHRPDGVNINAGCGSTHPAALMEEVVKQGADLGLAHDGDADRVLAVDEEGNLIDGDQIMVICAKHLKQKGQLRKNTTVVTVMSNLGLYKALESSDINVVETKVGDRYVLEKLLETGARFGGEQSGHIIFLNHNTTGDGIITALQLLAVIKETGKSLGKLAKQMEKYPQILKNVRVKDKTAVMNSPIMTEAIRRFERDLAGKGRILVRPSGTEPLVRIMVEGKDMVELERIVDKLAEIVGNI; translated from the coding sequence ATGGCAAAACTATTTGGCACTGACGGCGTACGCGGAGTTGCTAATACCGAGCTTACCGCGGAACTGGCCTTTAAATTGGGTCGGGCAGGGGCCTATGTATTAACCAAGCAAGGACAACCCAAGAAAATTATTATTGGCAGGGACACCAGAATATCCGGTGATATGCTGGAAGCAGCCCTGGTGGCAGGGATTTGCTCTGTGGGTGTGAATGTCTATAAAGTGGGCGTTTTACCCACCCCGGCCATTGCTTACCTCACTAAGAAAACCAAATCAGGGGCGGGGGTAGTTATTTCAGCCTCCCACAATCCTGTACAGGATAACGGTATTAAATTTTTTGGCCCCAGTGGTTACAAACTACCCGATGAACTGGAGGCCCAGATAGAAAAACTGGCCCTTGAGGGGGATAATGTGCTACCCAAACCCACCGGCGGAGAACTGGGCAGAGTTTACTATGTGGAAGATGCCTTAGACCAATACGTGGAGTTTGCTAAATCCACCATCAATACAGATTTAAAAGGGCTAAAAATTGTGGTGGACTGTGCCAATGGCGCAGCCTTCCAAGTGGCACCCAGGGTACTGGCTGAGCTGGGCGCCGAGGTAATACCCATTTTCCATCGGCCGGACGGTGTGAACATTAACGCCGGCTGCGGCTCCACCCACCCGGCAGCCCTCATGGAAGAAGTGGTTAAACAGGGGGCAGACCTCGGCCTGGCCCATGACGGCGATGCCGACAGGGTTCTGGCGGTGGATGAAGAAGGGAATTTAATAGATGGCGACCAGATTATGGTTATCTGTGCCAAACACCTGAAGCAAAAGGGACAACTGAGAAAGAACACCACCGTAGTAACGGTGATGAGCAACCTGGGCTTGTATAAGGCTCTGGAAAGCAGCGATATTAACGTGGTGGAAACCAAAGTTGGGGACCGCTATGTATTAGAAAAACTTCTGGAAACCGGGGCCCGCTTTGGTGGCGAGCAATCCGGCCATATTATCTTCCTGAACCATAACACCACCGGGGATGGTATAATTACTGCATTACAACTGCTGGCGGTGATTAAGGAAACTGGCAAATCCCTGGGCAAGCTGGCCAAGCAAATGGAAAAATACCCGCAGATTCTCAAAAACGTGAGGGTTAAGGATAAAACTGCCGTCATGAACAGCCCCATCATGACCGAAGCCATTCGCCGCTTCGAGAGAGACCTGGCCGGCAAAGGCCGCATTTTAGTGCGCCCCTCCGGTACCGAGCCTTTGGTACGCATCATGGTAGAGGGTAAAGACATGGTGGAGCTAGAAAGAATTGTAGATAAATTGGCCGAAATAGTGGGTAACATTTAA
- the glmS gene encoding glutamine--fructose-6-phosphate transaminase (isomerizing) — MCGVVGYVGSKPATPIIVDGLKKLEYRGYDSSGIAVLDKDGLKVEKKMGRLSELEKALTGRELDATIGIGHTRWATHGRPSDVNAHPHTSSDGKIAVVHNGIIENYLQLREWLSSLGHTFKSETDTEVIPHLIEHFYKGDLVEAVQKTVSHLEGSYAIMAISVDQPGRIVAVRQDMPLVVGLGQGENLLASDIPALLKHTRDCYLLNDGDVVELKADEVIIRDVTGQVVQKEIFKVTWDAEEAEKGGYDHFMLKEIYEQPRALRDTLKGRISHTRDKVVLDEIKMTAKEIKNIKRIVITACGTAYHAGLVGKYVIEQMVRIPVEVDIASEFRYRDPLIDKETLVVVVSQSGETADTLAALREARRRGARVVAITNVIASSVAREADDIIYTWAGPEISVASTKAYTTQLVAIYLLALFLAQERKTMAAGNIKEILDELKALYSKVQEVLDNDQPIKEFAEKYCRHEDAFFLGRGLDYAVALEGSLKLKEISYIHAEAYAAGELKHGTLALIVENIPVIALATQQSLFEKMVSNIKEVKARDASVIAVAMQGHTEVEKVADQVIYIPKTHPVLAPIITVIPLQLLAYYMAVNRGCDVDKPRNLAKSVTVE, encoded by the coding sequence ATGTGCGGCGTTGTCGGCTATGTGGGTAGCAAACCCGCAACACCTATTATTGTTGATGGTTTAAAGAAACTTGAATATAGAGGTTATGATTCATCCGGTATTGCAGTTCTGGATAAGGATGGCTTGAAGGTAGAGAAAAAGATGGGTCGGCTGTCCGAACTGGAAAAGGCCCTCACAGGTCGGGAATTGGATGCCACCATCGGCATTGGCCATACCCGCTGGGCTACCCATGGACGTCCCAGTGATGTAAACGCCCATCCCCATACTTCCAGTGACGGCAAAATCGCTGTGGTGCACAACGGCATTATCGAAAACTATCTGCAGCTCAGGGAATGGCTTAGTTCCCTTGGCCATACCTTTAAATCCGAGACCGATACCGAAGTGATCCCACACCTCATCGAGCACTTCTACAAGGGGGATCTTGTGGAAGCAGTGCAAAAAACTGTCTCCCACCTGGAAGGCTCCTATGCCATTATGGCCATCTCCGTGGATCAGCCCGGACGCATCGTGGCAGTACGCCAAGATATGCCTTTGGTGGTGGGACTGGGCCAAGGAGAAAACCTGCTGGCTTCGGACATTCCTGCCCTGCTCAAGCATACCCGTGATTGCTATCTCCTAAATGACGGGGATGTGGTGGAACTCAAGGCAGACGAAGTGATTATTCGTGATGTCACGGGTCAAGTGGTGCAAAAGGAAATATTTAAAGTTACCTGGGATGCCGAAGAGGCTGAAAAGGGTGGCTACGACCACTTTATGCTTAAGGAAATTTACGAACAGCCCAGGGCCTTAAGGGATACCCTTAAGGGTCGCATCTCCCACACCAGGGACAAGGTTGTTTTAGATGAAATCAAAATGACTGCCAAAGAAATTAAAAATATTAAACGTATTGTCATCACCGCCTGCGGCACTGCTTATCACGCCGGTTTGGTGGGTAAATACGTGATTGAACAGATGGTTCGTATTCCGGTGGAAGTGGATATCGCCTCGGAGTTCCGCTACCGGGACCCCCTAATTGATAAAGAAACCCTGGTGGTGGTGGTTAGCCAATCCGGCGAAACTGCCGATACCCTGGCAGCCCTGCGGGAAGCCCGCCGCCGGGGAGCCAGAGTGGTGGCCATTACCAACGTAATTGCCAGTTCGGTGGCTCGGGAAGCCGATGATATTATTTACACCTGGGCCGGCCCGGAAATTTCCGTGGCTTCCACCAAAGCCTACACCACCCAGTTGGTGGCCATCTACCTGTTAGCCCTTTTCCTGGCCCAAGAACGCAAAACCATGGCCGCTGGCAACATCAAAGAAATTCTCGACGAACTGAAAGCCCTTTATAGCAAGGTCCAGGAAGTGCTGGACAACGACCAACCCATTAAGGAATTCGCAGAGAAATACTGCCGTCACGAAGACGCCTTCTTCCTCGGCCGCGGCCTGGACTATGCCGTAGCTCTGGAAGGCTCCTTAAAACTAAAGGAAATTTCCTACATCCACGCCGAAGCTTACGCCGCCGGCGAACTAAAACACGGCACCCTGGCCCTAATCGTGGAAAACATCCCGGTTATCGCCCTGGCCACCCAACAAAGCCTCTTTGAAAAGATGGTCAGCAACATTAAAGAAGTAAAGGCCAGAGATGCCTCGGTCATCGCCGTGGCCATGCAAGGACACACCGAAGTGGAAAAAGTAGCAGACCAGGTGATTTACATCCCCAAAACCCACCCGGTGCTGGCACCCATTATCACCGTCATTCCGCTGCAACTACTGGCCTA